One Micromonospora eburnea genomic region harbors:
- a CDS encoding enoyl-CoA hydratase-related protein, with amino-acid sequence MTSPDALVRVATARGVTTLTLDSPHNRNALSTPLMTELLAGLAAAVADDAVRAVVLDHTGPVFCSGADLKETAAAYASGTVPAGMLGDVLVAVRECPKPVLAKVAGPARAGGLGLIAAADLAVCAQEATFAFTEVRIGVIPAVISATVLPRLHPRAAAELYLTGDTFDGRRAAEIGLVTAAVPLAGLDEAVAGYCASLVKGAPKALAGTKELLRRPAATDLRAEIAELAELSTGYFLSAEGREGVAAFREKRPARWVAALDGGPAESAS; translated from the coding sequence ATGACCTCTCCGGATGCTCTCGTGCGGGTCGCCACGGCCCGTGGGGTGACCACCCTCACCCTGGACAGCCCGCACAACCGCAACGCGCTCTCCACCCCGCTGATGACCGAGCTGCTGGCCGGGCTGGCCGCGGCGGTCGCCGACGACGCGGTCCGGGCGGTCGTGCTGGACCACACCGGCCCGGTCTTCTGCTCCGGGGCGGACCTGAAGGAGACCGCGGCCGCGTACGCCAGCGGGACGGTGCCGGCCGGGATGCTCGGCGACGTGCTGGTGGCGGTCCGGGAGTGCCCCAAGCCGGTGCTGGCGAAGGTGGCCGGGCCGGCCCGGGCCGGCGGGCTGGGTCTGATCGCCGCGGCCGACCTGGCGGTCTGCGCCCAGGAGGCGACCTTCGCTTTCACCGAGGTCCGGATCGGGGTGATCCCGGCGGTGATCTCGGCGACCGTGCTGCCCCGGCTGCACCCCCGGGCCGCCGCCGAGCTGTACCTGACCGGCGACACCTTCGACGGCCGGCGGGCCGCCGAGATCGGTCTGGTCACCGCCGCCGTGCCGCTGGCCGGCCTGGACGAGGCGGTGGCGGGCTACTGCGCCTCGCTGGTGAAGGGTGCGCCGAAGGCGCTCGCCGGTACCAAGGAGCTGCTGCGCCGGCCGGCCGCCACCGACCTGCGGGCGGAGATCGCCGAGTTGGCCGAGCTGTCCACCGGGTACTTCCTCTCCGCGGAGGGCCGGGAGGGGGTGGCCGCGTTCCGGGAGAAGCGACCAGCTCGATGGGTGGCCGCTCTGGACGGTGGCCCGGCAGAGAGCGCGAGCTAG
- a CDS encoding carbohydrate ABC transporter permease, translating to MTTLTEGTGTTAARETPARRRRVDHLPYVLLLPCLAIIAVLLLWPLGQVVMMSFYKLDSVRQLRGDREWPWVGLANYTQILGDPFFRTVLRNTVLFAMANVALTMILGTLVGLLLNRLGKRMATFVASCVMLAWATPALTGTIVWKWIFDDTSGLVTWLFNKLPDGLSTALFGRSDWTGYGWFNDPLLFFAILTLVVVWHSFPFIAVSVLAGLKSVPSELQEAARVDGAGPWRVFWSVTFPTLRPVFGILVVLSTIWDFKVFTQQFVLAGGTQDRTTFMLSIYSYAEAFSPPPKYGLGSAIAVILTLILLAVTALYVRMVLRQEDAS from the coding sequence GTGACCACGCTGACCGAGGGCACCGGCACGACCGCCGCGCGGGAGACCCCCGCGCGGCGGCGCCGCGTGGACCACCTCCCGTACGTGCTGCTCCTGCCCTGTCTCGCGATCATCGCGGTGCTGCTGCTGTGGCCGCTCGGCCAGGTCGTGATGATGTCCTTCTACAAGCTGGACAGCGTCCGGCAGCTCCGGGGAGACCGCGAGTGGCCGTGGGTGGGCCTGGCGAACTACACCCAGATCCTCGGCGACCCGTTCTTCCGTACGGTGCTGCGCAACACCGTGCTCTTCGCCATGGCGAACGTCGCGCTCACGATGATCCTCGGCACCCTGGTCGGGCTGCTGCTCAACCGGCTCGGCAAGCGGATGGCCACCTTCGTCGCGAGCTGCGTGATGCTGGCCTGGGCCACCCCGGCGCTGACCGGCACCATCGTCTGGAAGTGGATCTTCGACGACACCAGCGGCCTGGTCACCTGGCTGTTCAACAAGCTTCCGGACGGGCTCTCCACCGCGCTCTTCGGGCGTAGCGACTGGACCGGGTACGGCTGGTTCAACGACCCCCTGCTCTTCTTCGCGATCCTGACCCTGGTGGTGGTCTGGCACTCGTTCCCGTTCATCGCGGTGAGCGTGCTGGCCGGGCTGAAGAGCGTGCCGAGCGAGCTGCAGGAGGCGGCCCGGGTGGACGGGGCCGGGCCGTGGCGGGTCTTCTGGTCGGTCACCTTCCCGACCCTGCGCCCGGTCTTCGGCATCCTCGTCGTGCTCTCCACGATCTGGGACTTCAAGGTCTTCACCCAGCAGTTCGTGCTGGCCGGTGGCACCCAGGACCGGACGACCTTCATGCTCTCGATCTACTCGTACGCGGAGGCGTTCTCACCGCCGCCGAAGTACGGCCTCGGGTCGGCGATCGCGGTCATCCTCACCCTGATCCTGCTCGCGGTGACCGCCCTGTACGTCCGCATGGTGCTCCGGCAGGAGGACGCGTCGTGA
- a CDS encoding carbohydrate ABC transporter permease yields MKKIALNGAGLLVALFAAFPVYWMVATSLKPNREIFSATPRPVPAEPTLEHYREILTGNLIPGVTFGDFFLNSVLVAVATVLLSGLVALLAATAVARFRFRLRTTFLILLLVVQMIPLEALVIPLFLMIQRLGLYNTLPSLILTYLGFSLPFAVWMLRGFVAAVPKELEEAAAIDGASRAQTFRRILFPLVAPGLVATSIFSFITAWNELIFALTFINDQHKYTLPVAMTFFFGRDDTAWGSVMAASTLFTLPVIVFFLLVQRRMVSGLVAGAVKG; encoded by the coding sequence GTGAAGAAGATCGCCCTCAACGGGGCCGGCCTGCTGGTCGCGCTCTTCGCGGCCTTTCCGGTCTACTGGATGGTCGCCACCTCACTCAAACCCAACCGGGAGATCTTCTCGGCCACGCCACGTCCGGTGCCGGCCGAGCCCACCCTGGAGCACTACCGGGAGATCCTCACCGGGAACCTGATCCCGGGGGTGACGTTCGGCGACTTCTTCCTCAACAGCGTGCTGGTCGCGGTGGCGACGGTGCTGCTCAGCGGGCTGGTCGCGCTGCTCGCGGCGACCGCGGTGGCCCGGTTCCGGTTCCGGCTGCGCACCACGTTCCTGATCCTGCTGCTGGTGGTGCAGATGATCCCGCTGGAGGCGCTGGTCATCCCGCTCTTCCTGATGATCCAGCGGCTCGGGCTCTACAACACCCTGCCCAGCCTGATCCTGACCTACCTGGGCTTCTCGCTGCCGTTCGCGGTCTGGATGCTGCGTGGCTTCGTGGCCGCGGTGCCGAAGGAGCTGGAGGAGGCGGCGGCGATCGACGGCGCCAGCCGGGCCCAGACCTTCCGCCGGATCCTCTTCCCGCTGGTCGCCCCGGGCCTCGTCGCGACCAGCATCTTCTCCTTCATCACCGCCTGGAACGAGCTGATCTTCGCGTTGACCTTCATCAACGACCAGCACAAGTACACCCTGCCGGTGGCGATGACCTTCTTCTTCGGGCGGGACGACACCGCCTGGGGCTCGGTCATGGCCGCCTCGACGCTGTTCACCCTGCCGGTGATCGTCTTCTTCCTCCTGGTGCAGCGCCGGATGGTCTCCGGCCTTGTCGCCGGGGCGGTGAAGGGTTAA
- a CDS encoding MOSC domain-containing protein: MTGRLVAVNLGGVTEAEWAGDPSGRSGIDKRPTAGRVAIRFAGVLGDFIGERAHHGGPDQAVYAYAEEDAGWWATELDRAVRPGAFGENLTTYAVDVTGAVVGERWAVGSALLEVTKPRTPCTTFAGFWGVPDLVKRFTVRAAPGAYLRVLREGEVGAGDPVEVVDRPAHGVTVGEVFRATTLEPALLPRLLDVPELPEPLRAKVRRRLDTAGR; the protein is encoded by the coding sequence ATGACTGGCAGGCTGGTGGCGGTGAACCTCGGCGGGGTGACCGAGGCGGAGTGGGCGGGCGACCCGAGCGGTCGCAGCGGAATCGACAAGCGGCCGACCGCGGGCCGGGTGGCGATCCGGTTCGCCGGGGTGCTCGGCGACTTCATCGGCGAGCGGGCCCACCACGGCGGCCCCGACCAGGCGGTGTACGCGTACGCCGAGGAGGACGCCGGCTGGTGGGCCACCGAGCTGGACCGGGCCGTCCGGCCGGGCGCCTTCGGCGAGAACCTGACCACGTACGCGGTGGACGTCACCGGGGCGGTGGTCGGCGAGCGGTGGGCGGTGGGCTCCGCCCTGCTGGAGGTGACCAAGCCGCGTACCCCGTGCACCACCTTCGCCGGTTTCTGGGGCGTGCCCGATCTGGTCAAGCGGTTCACCGTCCGGGCCGCGCCCGGCGCGTACCTGCGGGTGCTGCGAGAGGGCGAGGTCGGTGCCGGCGACCCGGTCGAGGTGGTGGACCGCCCGGCGCACGGGGTGACCGTCGGCGAGGTGTTCCGGGCGACCACCTTGGAGCCCGCGCTGCTGCCCCGGCTGCTCGACGTGCCGGAGCTGCCCGAGCCGTTGCGGGCGAAGGTCCGCCGCCGCCTCGACACCGCCGGCCGCTGA